Proteins encoded together in one Elusimicrobiota bacterium window:
- a CDS encoding site-specific DNA-methyltransferase produces MSIPLVEASPGAFGVPVPLNEFLGENFSTVMWEDVDIAGVRGKRGTASFWTVKQRQACSLHEVSYRACFKPQLPRFFIERLSAPGDGIYDPFSGRGTTGIEAALLGRRVILNDVNPLGVVLARPRFFVPEIEAVEERLRSIDLATERSADRDLSMFYHPQTESQLVGLKCYLEEREGAGQADDLDHWIRMVATNRLTGHSKGFFSVYSLPPNQAASPQSQIKINARLNQKPEPRDVVKIILKKSRSLMGDLSSGDITRLHSAGTTGQFFSEDARRTPGLAAESVQLVVTSPPFLDVVQYAQDNWLRFWFNGISIDEMAKRLTVPRRLDEWAQVMGDVFQELHRVVRGGGWVAFEVGEVLGGRLKLEDAVVPLGLAAGFQFAGLLINEQTFTKTSNIWGVRNNGKGTNTNRIVLFHKKKESSRDSHP; encoded by the coding sequence ATGTCCATCCCTTTGGTTGAAGCGTCTCCGGGCGCTTTCGGCGTTCCCGTTCCCTTGAACGAGTTTTTAGGGGAGAATTTTTCCACCGTTATGTGGGAGGATGTGGACATCGCTGGTGTCCGGGGAAAGCGAGGGACCGCCTCTTTTTGGACGGTGAAACAACGGCAGGCCTGTTCGTTGCACGAAGTTTCCTATCGGGCGTGTTTTAAACCGCAGTTGCCTCGTTTTTTTATCGAGCGATTGAGCGCTCCGGGCGACGGGATTTACGACCCCTTTTCCGGTCGGGGAACCACGGGGATAGAAGCGGCGCTTTTGGGGCGCCGGGTCATTCTAAATGATGTGAACCCTCTTGGGGTTGTTTTGGCACGACCGCGTTTTTTTGTACCGGAGATTGAGGCGGTGGAGGAACGGTTACGGTCTATCGATTTGGCCACAGAGCGTTCGGCCGACCGGGACCTCTCGATGTTTTACCACCCCCAAACGGAGTCTCAGCTTGTGGGGCTGAAGTGTTATCTGGAAGAACGGGAAGGCGCAGGGCAAGCGGACGATTTGGATCACTGGATTCGCATGGTGGCCACGAACCGACTCACGGGACATTCGAAAGGGTTCTTTTCCGTCTATTCTCTTCCGCCCAACCAGGCGGCTTCACCCCAAAGTCAAATCAAGATTAACGCTCGACTGAACCAAAAACCGGAACCCCGGGATGTTGTTAAAATCATTCTCAAAAAATCACGGTCTTTGATGGGTGACCTTTCTTCGGGTGACATCACGCGTCTCCATTCCGCGGGAACCACGGGACAATTTTTTAGTGAAGACGCGCGCCGGACCCCGGGATTGGCGGCGGAATCGGTTCAGTTGGTGGTGACCTCTCCGCCTTTTTTGGATGTGGTCCAATACGCCCAGGACAATTGGTTGCGGTTTTGGTTTAACGGGATCTCCATCGACGAGATGGCGAAACGGCTCACCGTGCCGCGGCGGTTGGACGAATGGGCCCAGGTCATGGGAGACGTTTTTCAAGAACTGCACCGCGTGGTGCGTGGGGGCGGGTGGGTGGCTTTTGAAGTGGGCGAAGTTTTGGGGGGCCGGCTCAAACTGGAAGATGCGGTGGTCCCTCTTGGGCTGGCGGCGGGGTTTCAGTTCGCGGGTCTCTTGATCAACGAGCAAACGTTCACGAAAACATCAAACATTTGGGGTGTCCGTAACAACGGTAAAGGAACCAACACCAATCGTATTGTCCTGTTTCATAAAAAGAAGGAGTCTTCCCGTGATTCTCATCCTTGA